The Fusobacterium sp. SYSU M8D902 nucleotide sequence AATCACATCAAAATTAGTAGCAAACTTACTAACTAAATCAGGTGCTACAAGAATAATAGCTATGGATTTACACGCTGATCAAATTCAAGGTTTCTTCGATATTCCTGTTGATCATATGCAAGCTTTACCATTAATGGTAAAATACTTTATGAAAAAAGGTCTATATGGAGATGATGTAGTAGTAGTTTCTCCAGATATCGGTGGAGTAAAAAGAGCTAGAAAATTAGCTGAATGGTTAGATTGTAAAATCGCTATCATTGATAAGAGAAGACCAAAACCAAACATGTCAGAAGTTATGAACTTAATAGGAGAAGTTCAAGGTAAAACAGCTATCTTCATAGATGATATGATAGATACAGCTGGAACAATAACAAATGGAGCTGCAGCAATCATAGATAGAGGAGCTAAAGAAGCATACGCTTGTTGTACACATGCAGTATTCTCAGATCCTGCAATAGAAAGATTAGCAGCATCACCTTTAAAAGAAGTTATAATAACTGACTCAATAGCATTACCAGAAAGAAAGAAATTAGACAAGATAACTGTATTATCAGTAGATGAGATTTTTGCTGAAGCAATAAGAAGAATTGTTAATAATCAATCAGTTTCTGAGTTATTTGAGAAAAAATTAATAATGGAAAATTAATTTAGAGAGAAAAAGCTAGTATTTTACTAGCTTTTTTTATTTAGATATGATAAAATTATTAGGAGTTTAAAAAATAAGGTGTATAAAATGAAAGTGATATATGATTTAAAAAACATAGATTTTAATAGAATAAAAGAGTTGCTAGAGGAGAAGGAGATAGTTGTATATCCCACAGATACTGTATATGGAGTGGGAGGTTTAATCACCTCTGAAGAGGCAATAAAGAAGATATATCAAGCTAAAGAGAGAAGTTATAACTCTCCTATAATTGCTTTGGTAAGTAGTGTGGACAAGGTAGAGGAGATAGCTTATATAAATGAGAAGAATAGAGATCTAATAGAGAGATTGATAGAGAGATTTTGGCCAGGAGGACTTACAATCATTTTGAAAAAAAGAGAGTTTGTTCCAGATATCTTAACAGCTAAGGGAGATACTATAGGGATCAGAATGCCAAATTTAGATATAGCTTTAAAAATAATAGAATCAGTAGGGGGGGTACTACCAACTACTAGTGCTAATATTTCTGGAGAAACTACTCCGAGATCTTATGATGAGGTTTCTGAAAGATTTAGAGAGAGAGTAGGAATTTTGATAGATGGTGGAAAATCTCCATTGGGAGAGGAATCAACTATAATAGATATGAGTAATGAACCTAAGATAGTAAGAGTAGGGGCAATACCTGTAGAAGAGATTGAAAAAGTAATTGGAAAGATATAGGGAGGAAATTATGAAAACACAAAGAGTAAATCCAAATGGAATGAATCCTATGCAGATGAACAGTATGTCTGGAATGATGGGAATGATGAACAGTATTCAAAGAATAGGAAAGGGAAAGAGAAAGATAGCTGTTGTTTTAGATAAGAGCAACAAAAAGTTTTTATCTAAATTCATAGATGAGGTAAAGAAACAATTTTTATCATCAGCAATGGGAGCACAAACTGCAAATTTAGGAGAGTTCTTTGATTATATAAAATCAGTAGCTGATTCAAAAGAGCAAATGGAATTAAAATTGAGCTTTGAAGAGTATGAGTTTTTAAAAAGAATGTTAATAGATTCTGTAAGAGGAATGGAAGGAATGACATTTAAGTGGTATCAATTTGTAAAAAAAGGTATGCTTAAAGTTATGATAAAGCAGTACAAAGAGTTATTAACAAA carries:
- a CDS encoding ribose-phosphate diphosphokinase is translated as MINSENVKIFAGTSNKDLAKKIAEKYGLPLGEAEVVRFKDGEVFVKIDETVRGRDVFVVQSTSEPVNENLMELLIFIDALKRASAKSINVIIPYYGYARQDRKSNPREPITSKLVANLLTKSGATRIIAMDLHADQIQGFFDIPVDHMQALPLMVKYFMKKGLYGDDVVVVSPDIGGVKRARKLAEWLDCKIAIIDKRRPKPNMSEVMNLIGEVQGKTAIFIDDMIDTAGTITNGAAAIIDRGAKEAYACCTHAVFSDPAIERLAASPLKEVIITDSIALPERKKLDKITVLSVDEIFAEAIRRIVNNQSVSELFEKKLIMEN
- a CDS encoding L-threonylcarbamoyladenylate synthase — translated: MKVIYDLKNIDFNRIKELLEEKEIVVYPTDTVYGVGGLITSEEAIKKIYQAKERSYNSPIIALVSSVDKVEEIAYINEKNRDLIERLIERFWPGGLTIILKKREFVPDILTAKGDTIGIRMPNLDIALKIIESVGGVLPTTSANISGETTPRSYDEVSERFRERVGILIDGGKSPLGEESTIIDMSNEPKIVRVGAIPVEEIEKVIGKI